Sequence from the Procambarus clarkii isolate CNS0578487 chromosome 2, FALCON_Pclarkii_2.0, whole genome shotgun sequence genome:
actatgaatatatcattcaagacaagttagactaatataacaaagtgcttgcgacgcaaaatgttcctgagtggatagaacatttttgtagtagacctacacccgagcaagcacccagctcagatgaaatacttgagctagctcaaaatgaggagaatcctctaatcaatactgatcactacacagggtCAACAACTGAagtacaaccttcattttctaccatctcatctaatacaacttcacgtaataatttatttacagagtctgCTCAATTTTCAGAcggctcttctcaatgttccctggattctataaattcaatgcatgaggctactgaagtaactagctcctcacaggaacccagaaAGACAAGTGAAGCTGaagatgaaactcttagtgaagctgtaagaatcagtgaatctgaaccagaaaatgataaacctaaagctgcagcagcagccgaagctgtaattaaagctgaggctaagcaagaagccttaagcaacacaagtaatagtcataattactcacaccagccttctagagtAGGTGCTAACAacgagaagactgttataaaccttgtacaccaattactagatttatctccaccagaacaatcagttgactctttacaagcctttagttttcagcttgagtcactgttaaattccttcagtacagaggtggatcacccaactgctgagtggatgactaaaattatcatccagagaaaattgtctggtggcacactcaataaattatatgtataccagaatggtaatgccctgtcaatgcaggatatatttacaggtttgcgcaatataaacaatcattcagcaaaccaggcacttaatgcctcatctgaatgcaccgaaactgtacccacatcagtttccttacctggaattcctaaagtgacactgtcactaggtaataagggtactaataatcgatgtaataacaataagtcaaacactgattcatcagtaaggcccaagagccccacaggtgctcctaagaaacCTAATAGTTCAAAGAGCACTCACAAGAGCCCAgtaattgctccccagagtacaccaagtactcacaagagaataaataacaagcaaatgcaagcaacaaAATCATCACAACCTGtaggtactgttttacctaaaccggtaacccctcaacgagctgtaggatggggaatgtgcttgttttgcaatcaaaaacattctttgtacaaatgtactaattaccctaatagagacacaagagtcagacgactcaaacagttacacaaatgtactaggtgtctcaaatcacaatgttaatagctgtgacaccccactgaacacctgcaataggtgtagaaggggcaagcatcatgctgcactgtgcaaattagttaggacaaattatgtcaatcctagaataggaggtagagaatctacaccagtacagtgctgcaaggtgcgagatgtgtacagcgtaatttcacaagcatctcaagtggatgctgctttgcctactgcccaacttcaagtaaagaacaaaggagccaagatcaccactcgtggactatttgatcaaggttcccagagaactttcattactcaaaaggcggcagaggcactcaatttacaaccaatcagacaggaaaaattaaacctgtcagggttcatgataaatcgaggaacccatgaatactcagtagttcaaccgcttgtacaactaggtagtcatgccaaggctgtccaagccattgttgtagatcaaataccttttgacctaaatattaagggtctggggtacacagcccacttcctgcaggaacgtgaaattaatttggctgacaacaagctaacgtctgaccgccttaacaatgtaaatgtactagtaggagcagactactattaccagttcataactggacatgttaaacgattgggcatgaatatgctccaatctgcaggtggctacttacttaccggtaaagttctgaatgtgaacaagcctaaactttctaacaataataaattagtcagcagtaaatcaattctccagcagcaagttaaaatgagaaacacagctgagtaataaacccagattgaatgtagtgcaattagtattcgccgagatgtttcatagctctcagtggaaaaccagtggtccgtacttaaacaagtacaagtcacagtgaccaagccattgaatccactgcagacctagaattattctcgacaagtaataattaaCCACAATcagactccctaggtaattaatattattaggctagagaatctagcactcaatgcatctagcatttcctgaatttggCAATACTATGAAGTTatcaagcaacttctataattataaattcactgggaCCAAGGTTCAAAATACTTCcgcttaaggtttgccaagaaaaccttattaatacaatgttttctgcactaagagttagtgaaaatacttgcatcaatttttgtttgagttgtttttctttcgtttctgcttaattattgtaggagcgcagcacgaacgaacttgcaaacttaccaatacgtaagtgagtctacagagaactaataacccgtgaaacatttaggttgggaaaatgttacaaattatctttgaataggattaatcgtggcagtaattaaatttccagcaacctCAGGTTTCCCTTTgttaatgcattatcattaaacatcagcattgttaattaacatgcttaatgaactcaatatagctcacctttgcATTAACGTAATATTTGAGTgctttattgttccccatgcgaatacgaACTCAATATTGCTCgcaatgataattgaacgctttaatgttcccaatgtcacgagcactgctcgccatgataattgaacgctacaatactccacctcgttaattcgagttcaatataactcaccctgttaacatgcttaatgagctcaatatagctccccatgttaacgagctcaatatagctcaccctgttaactctgttaacgagttcaatataactcactctGTTAACATgcctaatgagctcaatatagctccccatgttaacgagctcaatatagctcaccctggtaactctgttaacgagctcaatatagctcgccCTGTTAATATgcctaatgagctcaatataggtccacatgttaacgagctcaatatagctcaccatgttaacgagctcaatatagctcgccctgttaacgagctcaatatagctcactcttgttaactgttaatgagctcaatttaGCTCACAAAGTTAACGAGCTCAGTATAGCTCACaaagttaacgagctcaatatagttcacaaagttaacgagctcaatatagctcaacctgttcacgagctcaatacagctcccaatgttaatttgagtatATTATTGCTCATAATTTAGCTAGAGTAACTCTACTAAGAATTAGTGAGTTACCACATTTAGCTTAGTCCTTTACTTAGGTAGGtaagaaatttaaaccatttatttaggtaggtttagagaCTTTTGTTagggtcaactgagtactagcctagtctgtactcacaattacagttgactatacttaaagagactgatttaataaactaaaTTTTCATTTAaaagttgaggatgtattaatgaaattacagtgtcaagcctatgagctgcaattcaattagctcatgagtcagaatgactaggctactaatctcactgtcgactcagaatcttccttgatttaatgaataaatctTTTCAGTTATCAaatattacactattttagctagttagcaacttagttataccatcagtcagaatgactactgcacggcagtgtatattaaatcaaatttcatcatttgattttggggtgatcatgatgctgcgtgatgttattgtctagcaactcaatagttacaagtcacagcgaccctagacagtgaccttactgtagtgtcagagtctccttgatcttgaatgacccaataatactttactgtataataatgtagaatacaacatatacaataatgttatcagttcttaggagctttttctgagtttgcctataattcagcaactacgtaatacatcattacatgtcactgcgaccctagttgttgagtttattgtaagctttagagagttcttgattaccgataacttaatcatttaatatttcaatgtttaattcttaatttgttgtataggctattaacaataatattaTTTCATCTAGAGTATCTAAGAGTTTgcaaactttaagacttagtaacataaacgttacatgtcatagcgacaccagtcacagagtttattgtaggctttattagtcattaactttagatgattctcaataccatgttccattcaacatgattTTCTTTACAAGACTCAAATATctcgtatgtccttgacaattacgggacatccgctatgtgtgtactaacatactaacattaatactaacttcgggataggtatgtcagtactcattgcactgcgacccaagaattctccccccggagttatgttggaaatttccaacactaatacactactattgtattataataaatcattattattatatactaactacagtagtcactaaatttactaacagtagtgtcaacataaactaaccattgtaTCTgcatattaatgctagaattcttacgaaatAGAGCACCAACATTGCGTCAGACAATGTCTAGTtcaacacatttattaccaatgtgttagagaattgaatgtggttctttaaaaacatcagtattccgtgtgataattatttacggataacataactcccaataattctaaatcgatagtttttagttacaattgttatcaagtaatagtttttctgtcacgtgtgaatgccatggagaaaactaaaatcttctccatttcctgtttaacaccataagacgagaaatcgATAATATTttaatccctagaatcacaacccaatccttattaaagtatttcaaccgcaattgcgcgaaatagtagtattcgtgattaataatttctgtggtgaatgcaagACGCGGGTTGGGGaaggaggagacgccattgtgcagCGAGCGTGCTTGGACAGCGGAAGGTCTTGGCgtcaagagtggcgagacacgtggcgtttgg
This genomic interval carries:
- the LOC138366806 gene encoding homeobox-like protein HDP1; the protein is MATPERTGRLLRGLQVHLSRLLVKWDNYGSSQCSLDSINSMHEATEVTSSSQEPRKTSEAEDETLSEAVRITPHVNELNIAHPVNSVNEFNITHSVNMPNELNIAPHVNELNIAHPGNSVNELNIARPVNMPNELNIGPHVNELNIAHHVNELNIARPVNELNIAHSC